From Primulina huaijiensis isolate GDHJ02 unplaced genomic scaffold, ASM1229523v2 scaffold32015, whole genome shotgun sequence:
agagagagccaAGTGTGGTGTGTGTGAACTCAGACTGCTAggagattttattgttttccaAAATATGCTATGAAAATCGaagaatattcaaaataaaaggcGTAAATAAAAAGTGGTTTTGTCTGGCTTACACAGCGACCCCCGGaccaatttttcattttattttgttttatttaaggGGATGGAATCTTTGGAGTGGTCTTGTAAATTTGTGTGACTTTCATGCATACAGGTAATCCCACTCTGGCAAAATTATGACGCAATTATTGATCACTTTATTATTCATCGTgactttgtttgttattatttatattataaaaaatatacttATATATCATgtcacatatataaatatagcaaaaatttgtgtaagacgatctcacatattatattttgtgagacagatatcttatttgagtcatccataaaaaaatattactttttatggtaagagtattactttttattgtgaatatcagtagggttgacccgtctcacagataaatattcgtgaaaccgtctcacaagatacctactcaaataaatgagtgagtctcatgtgagaccgtctcacacccataattcacaacaaaaagtaatactcttagcataaaaagtaatactttttcataaatgatccaaataagatatccgtctcacaaatacgactcatgagaccgtctcacacaaatttttgcccaAATAAATATATCCAAAAAATCTATTACAAGAGACATAAATACATATGTTTTAATGGAAATGTAAGAGTCCACATAAATATtgttagaaattttaaaaatttaaattttgttaaCTACATACATCAATCCAAATTTATGCAAGTTAAATACGGGGATTTTGatgtttgatatattttaataaattaattaattaataaattggaattttttttaaaaaaaaaaatcatcaaaagaAGTGTCCGAGGTTTGAAATCCGGGTGGGTCCCTTGTTTAATTTTCAAAACCAGTgttatttatgtaatttattaatGATTAATCGCTACGAGCGAATGTGGGTTTCCACTCGATTCACAATTTCACAGCCAAAACCCtttcattcattaaaaaataaaaccccCAATCCAGGCTCCGTTTGCAATCCTACCTTCTTCAACGATGGCCAGCAAGAAGGATGCGGACCCGAATTTGGGTTTCCTAACCCGCAGAGATACGGAGGTTAAGTTGCCTCGACCAACCAGAGTCAAGAACAAGACTCCTGCGCCTATCCAAATCACGGCGGAGCAGATCCTCCGAGAATCCCGTGAGAGACAGGAAGCAGAAATACGCCCACCCAAGCAGAAAATTACCGACACCGCCGAGCTAGGCGATTACCGCCTCCGCAAACGCAAGGAATTCGAGGACCTTATCCGAAGAGTTCGGTGGAACAAAAGCGTGTGGGTGAAATATGCAAAGTGGGAAGAGTCCCAGAAGGATTTCACTCGCGCTAGGTCCGTTTGGGAACGGGCGCTGGAGGTGGATTACAGGGATCATACATTGTGGTTGAAGTATGCTGATTTCGAGATGAAGAATAAGTTTATAAATCATGCGAGGAATGTTTGGGATCGTGCTACTTTGTTGTTGCCTAGAGTGGATCAGTTGTGGTACAAGTATATTCACATGGAGGAGATGCTAGGCAATGTGGCTGGTGCAAGGCAGATTTTTGAGCGGTGGATGGAGTGGATGCCTGATCAACAGGGCTGGCTCTCGTACATTAAGTTTGAGTTGAGATATAATGAGGCCGACAGGGCAAGAACGATATTCGAAAGGTTTGTTAAATGTCATCCGAAAGTAAGTTCTTGGATACGTTTCGCAAAGTTCGAAATGAAAAGTGGGGATGTTTCTCGCTCTAGGAATTGTTACGAGAGGGCTGTGGATAAGTTGGCCGATGATGAGGAGGCGGAGGAGTTGTTTGTGGCGTTTGCAGAATTCGAGGAGAAGTGTAAAGAAACTGAGAGAGCAAGGTGTATATATAAGTATGCCTTGGACCATATCCCTAAGGGTCGAGCGGAGGAGCTTTACAAAAAATTTGTGGCTTTTGAGAAGCAGTATGGTGATAGGGAAGGAATTGAGGATGCCATTGTCGGCAAGAGGAGATTTCAGTATGAGGACGAGGTTCGGAAAAACCCACTTAATTATGACGCTTGGTTTGATTATATAAGGTTGGAAGAGAGTGTCGGAGATAAAAACGGGATTGAGGACGTATATGAGAGGGCCATTGCAAACATTCCACCTGCACAAGAGAAGCGGTATTGGCAAAGATACATCTACTTGTGGTAAGGCTTGTTTCTgaattgtttttgtttaaagGCTTCAGCTCAGAGTTATTGTTGGATGTTAAAATCAACTAGGCTGACTGGTTGCATTTGTTTTGTGTAGGATTAATTATGTATTATACGAAGAGCTTGATGCCCAGAATGTGGATCGAACCAGAGACGTGTACAAGTCAGTTAACAAATTTGGTCTTTTAAGATGGTTCTAATGTGGTTTATTGGTTCCGCTGTCattatatttatatcttatctGTAAATTTTCTACGTGAATTATAGATGGTTTCTACCTTGTGTTGTGAAGAATTTTTCTAACCACAATTTAGGATATTAGGATTTTGTGTTTGGATTATTGAATGTGGAAAGTCTCATATTAGGTGAAaagtgaaaaatgaaaaatgaaactaTGCATCTTGATGTTAGAATGATAACATGGCCAAATAATCTATAATTCCTTTGCTGTTGTTGCATCTAGATGACGTTCATTCACTTGATGCAATGCACAATTTGTTTCTGATGGCATAGTTGAGTTTGAGCCCAGGATTTTACTTATTTAACTGTGCGCATCGAGGAAGTCACTCATTCCTGAGAATTGTGGAACTCAGCAAAAGAATCGAAAGTTCCCGACTCTCAAAATTATGGCACTAGGCTCAAAGGTCAATAATTTCCTATTCGGGGTTGCTTATTCCCGAGAATTGTGGAACTCATTAAACTTTACGAAAAAACATAAAAGTTCCCCAGTCTCTCAAAACTACAGAACTATGCTCAAACGTGAAGAATTTCCTATTCTTTTCTCTGTTCGTTGTGTATGGGTGGAGGATGTGGCTAGGAAATTGCTTTGCCTGATGAAAGTTAATGTGAAAGTAGTTTCAAAGACTCTaagttcaataattattttagacTTTGTAAGTCAACTTTGGCAGCTCAAAATTTAATTGAGAGGTATTGGAACAAAGATTTTATGCTCACATTCCATGCTTGCTTTTGAAATTTTCCCTTGCATACTTGATATTGTACTCATGTGGAATGATTATCCATCAAACACGTGCCTGATTGACACTGAAATGAAACAGCTTGTGTCTCAAGATGATTCCTCACGACAAATTTTCGTTTGCAAAGATTTGGTTAATGGCCGCACAGTTTGAAATACGTCAGTTAGATATTGATCGGGCACGTCGAATCTTGGGGTCAGCTATTGGTAGGGCTCCCAAAGATAAGGTATGATGGAACTGGTTTGTTTACTGCGATATACAATCTCTTTTTATTGTTTCGGGCCACTGAGATTATTTTATTAGTGGTTCTCCCTTGGTTTGTACTCTAAATATCTCTATTTAATAAACAGATATTTAAGAAGTACATTGAAATGGAGCTGCAACTTGGTAACATTGAACGTTGTCGAAAATTGTATGAGAAGTATTTGGAATGGTCACCTGAGAATTGTTATGCCTGGAGCAAGTTTGCTGAGTTGGAAAGGTCCTTGGCTGAAACTGAACGAGCTAGAGCTCTTTTTGAGCTCGCAATTGACCAGCCTGCACTAGATATGCCAGAAGTGTTGTGGAAGGTACTTGGATAATTAAGTCACATTACCGACTGTTcgttttttgttcttcaattcaTTTTGCTGAATGACTTCAAATTTGTTGCACTAAATATTTATTGGAATAAACTTGCTTCTACATTCTCCCTACTACAGCGTTACCTGTTTTATGTCCAAGATATGGCCTCATTTTTGTCTCTTAATCTGTAGCTTTATTATAATCTATTTGAAATATTCATTTCTTAGGGTGTCGTTCTTTTATTTATTCATCGATAGGCATACATTGACTTTGAAATATCAGAGTCTGAATATGAAAGAACTAGAGCCCTTTATGAGAGGCTTTTGAACCGCACGAAACACTTGAAGGTGTGGATTAGTTATGCTAAGTTTGAGGCATCTGCTATGGAGGACTTGCAGAACTCAGATGATGATGAACAAAAGAGAAAATGCCTTCAGCATGCTCGAGGTAATAATATTACATTTTCTGCTACTTGTGTGTTTCATTGATACGTGTGAAACTAAAGCTCACATTTTTCTTTTGCTCATCAGCTGTTTTTGAAAGAGCCCTTGGCTATTTTAGAACTTCTGCTCCTGAATTGAAAGAGGAAAGGGCGATGCTTTTGGAGGAGTGGTTGAACATGGAAAGCAGTTTTGGTGAGCTTGGCAATGTTGATTTGGTCCGTGTCAAGCTTCCAAAGAAACTCAAAAAGAGGAGGCATATAGAAACCGAGGATGGTCCGGGAGGGTATGCGATTGGCCTTCTCTCTTTCATTTTCTTCTCCATTTTGTTGCGTTCTGCATGCTGTACATATTCATTCGTCTCTGCCACTTTCTACCTCTGCTTTGGCAAATTTTCTACCCCTCAATTTTCTACTACCTCTTGGTTGGTTTCTACCGAATCATCATATGTTTTAGAATTGTTATCTACGTTAAACGTTGTTGCAACTTGCTGtacttgttttaaaaaattaacaagcGACCAATTTTTCTTAATTCTAGAGTTGACAAGTTTAAGAGGCGTTCGAATTTGGTTCCATCAccacaaaatatttgtttctcGCTGACCTTACCCAGCtgattgaattttctttttgcTGGCTATCGACGCTAATGCTATTATCACTTTCAGTTATGAAGAGTATATCGACTACCTTTTCCCTGAAGAAACACAGACAACAAATCTCAAGATTTTGGAAGCAGCATACAAATGGAAGAAGCAAAAGACTGTTTCTGATGATGATTGATTTGGCAACAAGTGGTGAAAAGAATGTATGTGTTTGATTTTTTCTGTCTATGAAGGTTGATTCCTCGTATCTGCGCATTCGCCTCGTATCACTtccattttaatatatttaaatgaagagttaacataaaattaaaaaatcaaattataaatatatttttgtttgtttttatcgattttggttttaaaatatattgagtaaaatataatattttaagttttaacaTTACAACCAAAATAAAagttttggttttggtttaattttatttttatattcatttttttgtacttttttcttcaaattattttttaaatctccatattatttaatattatggacaagaaattataattgattatcatataaaaaacaataaatatatatatgtaatttttaaagttaataaATATGAATGTAAATTTGATGCAAACCTAAAGAGACatataattttcaaagtttGTTGAGTTTTTTTGTTGTTAGGTAAACCTCAGAGTAGGTctgacggtcttacgaatctttatctgtgagacgggtcaaccctatcaatattcacaataaaaagtaatactcttaacataaaaagtaatatttttttatggatgacccaaataagagatctgtctcataaaataagactcgtgagatcgtttcacacaagtttttgtctaaacTCTCACGAgagatatatataattaactcTATTATAAAACAATTCTCGTGTCCTTATTTGTGTTTTAGGAATGAACATATTTTTCCAAGTTATTATAAGCAAATATACTTAGcagtaatatatattttttatatatcacATGAATAGAGATGTGAATCCGCCTATGTAAAGGAAGGGGGttgaaaaaattagtttttttttttttttttaaatttgaagtaCATTCATTTGTTTATATAATCTATATATGAATTATGTTATCTCCAATCTCACTGTTAACTATTCAAATTTCATCTTAATATAATTTCACTGTTAACTATTCAAAATTCATCTTAGTATGATTAattgttaattttaaattttatataagaaataatttaaaatataatgaattgTTTTACCGATAATAATTTGATAGGACCATAGTTGGAATGTGGTGCTGGTGGATTACACGTGGTAGACCCCACCAATCTTAACAAACCACCGGTTCTCCTGGTTGTCTTCGAGGATATCACGAGGTCAACATAGTTTCATGCATATTAATTTTTAGGATCATTTGATTTTCAGATTAATCTCAAGAAAGTCAATTACTTCTTGTGATATTATTTCTCAagacacatattttattttaaataacaaaatcttttaaaaaattttgagaaaaaaataaaaacaatctcTATATATGTTATATCACATATTTACGTCAAAACCCATACATTCTATTATTCGTCGTAAAAAAGTTGTGACGACGCATATTATACATAGTTACATATACATAAGaatctaaaatttaatttttaagaaatatcataagttttttttttttgaatagaGAAATATCATAAGTTAGAATCT
This genomic window contains:
- the LOC140968016 gene encoding uncharacterized protein is translated as MASKKDADPNLGFLTRRDTEVKLPRPTRVKNKTPAPIQITAEQILRESRERQEAEIRPPKQKITDTAELGDYRLRKRKEFEDLIRRVRWNKSVWVKYAKWEESQKDFTRARSVWERALEVDYRDHTLWLKYADFEMKNKFINHARNVWDRATLLLPRVDQLWYKYIHMEEMLGNVAGARQIFERWMEWMPDQQGWLSYIKFELRYNEADRARTIFERFVKCHPKVSSWIRFAKFEMKSGDVSRSRNCYERAVDKLADDEEAEELFVAFAEFEEKCKETERARCIYKYALDHIPKGRAEELYKKFVAFEKQYGDREGIEDAIVGKRRFQYEDEVRKNPLNYDAWFDYIRLEESVGDKNGIEDVYERAIANIPPAQEKRYWQRYIYLWINYVLYEELDAQNVDRTRDVYNLCLKMIPHDKFSFAKIWLMAAQFEIRQLDIDRARRILGSAIGRAPKDKIFKKYIEMELQLGNIERCRKLYEKYLEWSPENCYAWSKFAELERSLAETERARALFELAIDQPALDMPEVLWKAYIDFEISESEYERTRALYERLLNRTKHLKVWISYAKFEASAMEDLQNSDDDEQKRKCLQHARAVFERALGYFRTSAPELKEERAMLLEEWLNMESSFGELGNVDLVRVKLPKKLKKRRHIETEDGPGGYEEYIDYLFPEETQTTNLKILEAAYKWKKQKTVSDDD